The Bacillus sp. BGMRC 2118 genome includes the window ATACATTTCAAGCAATGATTTCAAAGATGGCTTTTTGGGAAAGGGCAGAACGCTTGCTGCGACAGAAATCATTAGTATTTCTTTTAACCTCAAAAAAAGTATTCTCGCTAAAACCCTTTCTATCGGATTTGCCCAGGTGGCAGGTTCTAAAGATGTAAGAAAATTTTTAACTGATTCTGAGAAAACGGCTGATGGACAAATAAAAGCATTATCAAAAATATTACAGGCTGATAACCTACCAGTTCCAAAATCATTGGAAACTGAAGTGACCATTTCAACTGACTCCCCATTTTCTGATAAATTATTAATGTATCACATGGGATTTTTGTTTCAAGCCGCACAAAACTATCATGGTGCAGGTCTTGCATCAGCCATGCGAACAGACCTCGTGACCACATATGAGGCAACTATTTTACAAAATCTTATGGTTACAAAAAACTGGTTTAAAATTATGGTAAAGAATAAATGGTTAGAACAACCCCCACTTGCACCGAATAGAAAGGAAATTGCAAAACAAAAATAAAAAAAATGTGCCCTTCCAAATCGGACGGGCATATTATTTTTTAGAAGAGCCTTCTTCCACAAAACTGCACTTTTGTTAAATAAGAATTTCAATAGAAAAGTGCAATAGTCCTTTTGGATCAATGCACCAGATAGTCTATGATTGATGAATAAGGAGTAACCTACTCCTTTCTTGATGGCATTTGTCAGCCACCCTCAATACAGGTTGATGTAGAGCTTCCAACAGCATAATTTAGTTCTTTAAGAAGTAAAGTAAGCTGCTCCTCTTCAACCAATTCCTCTAAAGTCTGTTTTGTAAGTGGTATTTTATTTTTCTTAAATATATCTGCTGTAACATCCCAAACCTTCAATATTCCTTCAGGGGACATATTGGTCTGAATAACCATAAACGTTTCCTCCTTTTTGAATTTTCTTATCACTTCTTATTCAACTCCCTCAGTTTGTTATGATTATCTCTTAAATGCTCACTTATTCGCAGGATTTCATCCCCTTTGAAATA containing:
- a CDS encoding DUF3231 family protein, whose protein sequence is MDTEKLQLTSSEIGSLWGEYINGTAVDVVNRYMYSIIEDEAIKAVFHDALKTFEQQKKQIKTFIENEGFPVPIGFNESDLYLGKQRLFTDAFCLNYIHVMTLHGLLGHITALSISVRKDLRDFYDSCDNDAKNMYHQTIDLLLDKGLFQRDPLYYADEHPQYISSNDFKDGFLGKGRTLAATEIISISFNLKKSILAKTLSIGFAQVAGSKDVRKFLTDSEKTADGQIKALSKILQADNLPVPKSLETEVTISTDSPFSDKLLMYHMGFLFQAAQNYHGAGLASAMRTDLVTTYEATILQNLMVTKNWFKIMVKNKWLEQPPLAPNRKEIAKQK